Below is a window of Phyllopteryx taeniolatus isolate TA_2022b chromosome 16, UOR_Ptae_1.2, whole genome shotgun sequence DNA.
TGCTCACGCATCTCCCGCCTGACGAGCTGCTGCAGTACCAGGGCGCCCGCGCCGTCCTGGAGGGCCTCATACCGTACACAGGTCAGCCAATTTCCAGGGGTGGGCAGTGCATTGGTACCttggccttcagtggggacttgaTCCACCTCTTGATTCCGCCACTATCAcatcacaattatagaaaccatggATACgatacaaaaaaacacaatatacaaCTGTGCCACGGACACCATGTGGCGCACTTCACAATCAGTATTTATCTCATAACATGACGAAAGTTGGGGAGTGTGGGAGAAGCGGCAGTCAAACAGGCCAAATTCCAGATGTCAAGGGCCGAGGGCAAGAGACTCGTTTCATACTAGGTGTGGTTTAGCCAACTGCAAGAGTGTCAAAATAAGTCTATAACCTTTCTATAGAGGTAGCCACTCTACTTTCTGCAGGGagggcattccagagtactggagcACAAATAGAGACTGCATTCTCTTGTTGATTTTCCCCATAGTTGAGCAAGGAAATGGAGTCAAAACCTCATCCGtagcatttacatttaaaaggtAAATGTGGCGACCTGGTGGACCATGTGACATGTCATGAGTTTATGGCTCTGGCAAGAAAATGTACCTTTAATTGAGTTTAAGCAGTGAAGATACCGGCATCTGAGATAATGGTTTCGTACCTGTGTAAGTAACACTCATGTGTTTGATGGAAGACCGGCGGAACAAATGGACGCCACAAGAATACAATTTCACTTCTGTTGCCGCCCTCAGAGAGACACATGCAGAGGATCGGCCGTCTGCTGCAGGCGTCCATGTTCCTGAACTACATGTGGCAGAAGATGAGAGTGGCCGGAGCGCCATCCTGGTGAGGGACGCTCGCCCGCCGTGACCGTGAAATCATCAAGCTGAGGCTACGGCCGCACGTCTTAATTCTAGCTGATAAAATGACAATCAAATTCAGTCTATTGCGCACACCTGTATAGAAGCCGCACCCTAAATGAATTCCAAAAGTTTACACATTATACACGTACCGTCGTATGTCCAGTGCTAGCCTCTCTGGTGTACACGCCTTATCCTGACGGTGGCAGTAGTGAGGCGCCGGTAGACTTGGTTGATGTCAAGAAGAAGTAGACGGTCTGCTAAGTAAACTTAAACTCAAGCTGAATTCTGCCAGTTCGAGTTGTTTCCGAAGAACAGAGATACGATATGTTGGTGAGTGTTGCGGGATCttctatttgtatgtgttaCTGCAGTGTTTATGCTAAAGTATGCAAATCTTTGCTAGCTTGTCTATGGCGTTCCTCattgcatgttagcattaagctagctaaCCTCATGTTGGCCTAAGGATAATGGCAGTAATGCTGTGTCGAATGTACTTTGAAGGAACATTTATGACAAACAGTTAAAAGCAAGAAGACTGCCTCTCATTTGGAGAAATGTTAGTTATCTTCCAAATACAAGGAGAGCAAAATACAGACAAAtaggagagaaaacaaaaactgccaaTCTTTTTGTAGGAAATAAGTGGAAACCGCTAAAAGCGACACAGAAACCAACATACTGCCGGTGCCACAACAAAATatgcacagcaaaaacaaagggTCTCATTTTTAAGATGACGAGGGTGTGCGCTTGACCAAAGTAGATCGGAATACCAGTCGGAATGCTCCAAAGTGTGCggatttgatttgaaaacacCTTTGTTAGAACAGGAAAAGGTTGCGGCTTACGGTGCTGTATCTTTTAACATACGCCAAATGCCCGCGATGCATATCAGTCTAATCCTAACGACGCATCCTCCCTATTAGCGTTGAAGAAATGGACACTTCGCCTCTTGGCTCTGAGCCCGTCTGTATGATCGACAAGGAGGCGGCGACGGGGACCGGCAAAGAAGGTAGCGGAAACGATGGAGATCCAAATTGTCCCGCTGAGGAGGAAGGGCACGCCGACGCCGACGAGGTGAGCGCCACCGAGAAAAGCGCCACAAACGGCAACCACCGACCAGAGGAAGAGACTGAGGAGAGTTCTGAGGAAGACGAGGAGCCGGATCAAATGACAGTGAACGCTGCAAAATGCTCGCCTCTCACCAGCTGACCGACTTCATGAAGCTCGCACCCGCGGTCAGCGTTGCTCATTCAATGGATCCAGCGAGCCATTGAGGAAGCAAGGGGGATGGTTATGCGTTTACGCATTAAGCGTGCCGCGAGTAAAAAAGCAGGAAGAAGAACCGACTCCAACATCTCGACTGTACGCTGCCTCCCGCGGCAGATATCAACCATGGCGGTtttgttcctcccaatcgccgGGTTCCTCTGCAGTCATGCGAGAtaagcatgttttgtttttttctttgtcatgaTTCGGAAATAACCATCTTGTACTTTCTAATTAAAATCAAAGCGGTTGTATTTATATACAGAAGTGGATCACTGTCTTTCAATTTTCTTCATCCATAACGAGGACGGGAATGTGACATTTTGACATGAATGAGCATCACTCTTGTCTCTTGCACTGCTGCAGCTGATGTGGCATCAGGCAAGaaagttccatccattttcgttaccgcttatcctcacgagctatcttcgagcagtcccccagccaatcgcagggcacatggaaacaactaccaacctacgggcaatttagagtcttcaatcaacctcgcacgcatgtttctgggaagtgggaggaaaccggagggcccggagacaacccacccaggcacggggggaacatgcaaactccagagaggcggggccgggatttgaacaccagGAATGCCAGGAAAATTCATCTAATGAGGTATTTTATGCAGTGGTTCACATATTTGAACTTTGGTTAACTGGTCTGGGATGAGGAGAAGATGTATACAACACAATCCAGGGGAAAATGATGGATAAAGGGACCGATGATAGTGTAGTCATTCACGCATCTGACCCTTGTGCAGCTGCCATAGGATTGGGTGTTAAGGATCTCAAGGCAATGTCAGAAAAAGCAATATAATAAGAAGAAAAGAATGTCATgactaagcaaagcaaatttatttatgcagcgcatttcatacacaaggtaactcaatgtgctttacatgattacaagcatttaaaaataaagaaaacagcttatgaacatttcaaacaaaggggaaaataaaagtacaattaaaacggcGTACAGTTGCAAGACCTATTTAAAGTGGAAAGTCCCTATAAAGCATGAGAATAAGAGGTTTTAACCTGGACTAACCtggaaaaacattcacactcggggccgacgtcacttctgttggcaacttattccatttgtgtgcagcataatagccacatgctgcttcaccacgtttgctttggactctgtgctccactatttgacccgagtctgtcgatctcggAGCCCTACtcggtttatattccattagcatttcctTTGTGTATTCagaacctaaaccatttagtgatttatagaccagtagcagaactttaaaatctattctaaggCTGACCAGGGACAGTGTAAAGACTTGTTCGGACCTCTTCGTTCTGGTCAGAAACCGAGCTGCAGCGTTCTGAATGCACTGCAGCTGTTTAACGCTCTTTTGGGGgaatccagtcagaagaccattacaatagtcaagtctactaaTGGGACTGTTGATAGTGGAGTGGTTCACATATCTGACCCTTTGTGCGGCTGGTGTGAGATGGGGAGAAGTCCACAACAATTCCAGGAAAAGTAATATTATGCGACCATtgttggtgtagtggtgcatgaAACTGAATTTTGTGAAGCTGGCGTGAGAATGGTTGAATAGGGAAAATAACGGGGCCACTGGTAGCTGTAGTGGTTCATGAAGCTGATTTCCAATCAAATATCAGGGAAATGATGATTAGTGACCATTGCTAGTGAAGTGGCTCACGTTGCTTACTTGTACTTCTGCATGAGGCCGGTTCGCACTGAAATGACTTAAAACTTTCACCATGGAGAACTGAAATGAAGAAATTGTTGGAAGCAGCGTTACTCCCTGTGCTTTGTCATCGCTGTCTTTGTTTAAGCCACGTTGCACCACTGCACAATTGATCGGCATGCTTTTATTCGgtccaaagcaaacaaaccACAACACACCCAGAGGCTATTTCCATTTCTAGCATTcttgacacacaaacaaatatctTTGGGTACATGTAAAAATGAGCTCCACGTCTAAATGCATATAAGGCTCAACAAACGTTTTCCAGTATGGAAAATATACCCTGAAGAGACTGGAAAGAGTTGAGTGATGCGTTTCTAGCTGCAAAGGTGCTAGCAATCTTTCTAGTATAAAACcgtaaatacatttgaacaagTTTGTTTGAGAAGTCTAGGTCCAGCTGAACTCATTCTGCTGCATTGTAATTGACTGATCTGAATTGTCCGACTTCGGCGACTTCTAATGACTCTGTATGGGcgtcgggctctgagatctgtTTGCGTTCTTGCGAGTGATGGTGGTGCATCGGCTGAGGATCTCTTTGGCCTCCGGCCTGGGCGGCATCTTGGGCGCTGAGACGCTCTTGAAGATGTTGGGGTCGGATATGGCGGGCGTCATTTTGCCCCCCATGGCGCTTTCCGGATTCAGGTTCTGCTTAGCCGGCGGCGGAGGAGTGCGGCTGTGGCGCAGGCGGTAGTCGTCGTAGCTCATGCTCAGGCTCGTGGTCGTGCTGGTCGAGGGCGAGCTGAATTCGTCACTGCTGAATTCGCTGTCACTTGTGAACTCTCCCTCGCTGTCCCCGGTCAGGCTAATCGGAAGATCGTTATCCGCGTCGTTCTCCACCATGATGATGGGCGTAGGGACGTAGCTTGCGTTGGGAGGTGAGGCGTGTCTTGTATTAGAAGATGGGATGCCTCCTGTATTGGGAGACGGGGCGCGTCCTGGATTGGGAGACGGGGCGCGTCCTGGATTGGGAGATGGGGCGCGTCCTGGATTGGGAGATGGGGCGCGTCCTGGATTGGGAGATGTGGCGCGTCTTGGATTCGGAGGTGGGACAGGTCTCTGCTTGGGAAGTGAGGCGGTGGCCGACGCAGGTGGGCTCAGGACCTCAACGGATTTAGACAATTGCTTGCTTTGGGGCCGAAGGAGATTGGGTGAGACGGGCCTGGCGGGGTTCGGTTTTTGCAGGTTTTCTTGAGAGTGGCTCATCAACTGTGACTGCACTGCCAGGTTGGAAGGGGACAGAAGGATGGGACTGCTGCGCTTGTGGTGGCCTCCTGCCATGCGGCCGTGGCTCGGGGGCTTCAGGTACATGCTGGGGATGTAGCCGGCCTTGCCTTGGTGTCTGCGGAAACCAAAGGTTGGGTTAATATCTGAAAAGATTGGACACTTTGTCTCACTGACAATACAATCAATCTACACCAATGGACCTGGGATTCAAAGTAATTGTTGGACTCTGAGATGACTGTCTGGACATGGTCAAAGGTATTGGGTATAGGTTGCAGATACAGTGATAACCCTGAACGCTAACCCTACACTGATGTATTCTGTAATGTGTCTAAGATTTTAGTCTAATGGAGGAACCTTTTATCTTCACCAGAACCAAAAAGAGACAGATACGTATGTCCCCAAACTATAAACTGTAAAAGTCAAGTAGCGGTACCTTTTGAAGGTGTGCCGATCTGTACCTCTACGGGGACAATGATCGGAGTCCATCGCTACCCTTCAAACTCCAAAATGCCAACGGTTCCATTATAGCACTACCGACCCTGTGACAAGCCATTTTACCCCCTAAAGGTacaaaaccctaaccccgttgaTATTCtcgccataaaggttggaaggTTTAGAATACCTGATGAGCCACCAGCCGTTTTCCGACTTCTGCAGCACCTCCACTGAGGCGCCGATGCTCACTGTTATTTCGTCATTGTTGGTGGCTTTGTAGCTCTTGGTCACGGTGTAAAACAATCCTGACGGAGATAGAGATCACTTTGGTGATGTGTTCAACATCTTGAGAAAGGAGCAGAGGTTGGCGGTGCTTATGTTCTGTACCTCTTTCGGGAAGTCCATCGATGTTGTCCTCTTCCGGTTCATCGTCCGTTCTCTCCAGGTACGGTGCCGGAAACCAGGCCAAGCACTTGTCTTCATTCTCCACAAGCCACCAGCCTGAAGCCAGCCATGCAGCCAAAACATTAGAACCGGACGCTACTTTGTGAGTGTTTCGGCCCGAAGTTGACAAAGCTGCTCGGCTCACCTGCTTTGTCCTTGATGAGCACGTCGACTTTTTCATCCAGCGAGACTTTGAACGGCTTGTTCTTGGTGTCCTTGGTCTCGTAGGGGGCCACGCACCTGTAAGTCTCCGTGCTAAAGGGCTGGGTCACGTTGCCACCCTGGCTGAGAATTTGCTCCTGCTGGGCTTGCGTTTCGGGGGGCGTAATTATGATGCTAAGAGGAAAATGAAAACTTGATGTAAATACAGTGCAGAACCAGGCCCAAAAATTTAgctaagactctaaattgtctggaGGTGTTCAGCCTTATTTGTCAATAATGCGCCCTTGCAATCGGCTGTCGTCCGGTCCCGTGTGTGCCTCGCCTTGAGCTCAAAGTCGGACGGCATCATCTCCAGTGGCATAAAGAGAGGACAGATGGAAACGGAGCTCGGGTCGAAGCTGCGCTAGCATCCTGCCGGTTCACTTGTCAACTAAGGCTTGGAAGCGTGCCTGCAGTTGCGCAACAACGTCCGTTCCAGTGAGTCCTTGGAATTCTGTAACGTGCTCGAAATGctcaatgtttaaaatgtgctgCAATTTTAAATTGAAGTAACTACCCAactaatgattcaattaaacgGTGTTAAAAGACATTTGAGCACTTTTGACTCCTCTGTAATTTCATATAACTATGATGTAAGATTTGAATTGTGTTTCCATGCAAAATTGCCGCGTCTGCTTTGAGCCCCCTTTTCGCTTCCTAAAAGCCCAACTGAGGGCAGGAGACGGAAACTCGCAAACGCGAACATCAGTCACTTGAAGCTTGTTTGAAGCTCCGTCCGATATGGGATTTGCATCGTCCCCATCAAGAAATCAAATTTGTACCGAGATAAATGTTAAAAACCAAACACTTCTGAGAGATTAAATGCATGAAACTGAAGTTAAACTGTagttgggcagtgattctttcataatagatgatctttttttttggtaaatatgTATATTCTGTCACAGTCAATTTCTCATAATGGACATTTTGTGGCTGCAACTTCCTTGTGGGTTTTAACATACTCGGCCAATAATGATGATTGTGAAAGATGTTCAAAATTGAACTTTGGGAAAAGGTGTGACTTTTAATTGGCATTGAATTTGGCAGCCAACGCTCTCATAATCAGTCTTTCTCTTTGGATGGCTCCAAATGTCAAAAGTTACTAATTAATCGTGACTTTCAGTTCAGCTGGGGCACACACTTTATCAGacagccttgtgtgtgtgtgtgtgtgtgtgtcaatgaaGAACAAACGTACCCGTTCCTGGAGTACTCTGGCTGCAGTTCCTCATTTTTGGGGTGGAGAAACTGGATGAGGTGCACCGACTGGTTGACCTGCGGATCGCAGCTCAGCAGTTGGTTGCAGTACTTCTGCAAGGGCTTCAG
It encodes the following:
- the noxo1a gene encoding NADPH oxidase organizer 1a: MQPQSICVLHCQTVSGRLLTSLLVDELSDFGLVMSQRYPISIRVTGVMEKDKKKMYIASVLWSDEEDIVIYRTLEDFKKMHKLLKKAFPGVKKSERIVPKFHVAKKAKAGQKNGSTKSLNYLKPLQKYCNQLLSCDPQVNQSVHLIQFLHPKNEELQPEYSRNGIIITPPETQAQQEQILSQGGNVTQPFSTETYRCVAPYETKDTKNKPFKVSLDEKVDVLIKDKAGWWLVENEDKCLAWFPAPYLERTDDEPEEDNIDGLPERGLFYTVTKSYKATNNDEITVSIGASVEVLQKSENGWWLIRHQGKAGYIPSMYLKPPSHGRMAGGHHKRSSPILLSPSNLAVQSQLMSHSQENLQKPNPARPVSPNLLRPQSKQLSKSVEVLSPPASATASLPKQRPVPPPNPRRATSPNPGRAPSPNPGRAPSPNPGRAPSPNPGRAPSPNTGGIPSSNTRHASPPNASYVPTPIIMVENDADNDLPISLTGDSEGEFTSDSEFSSDEFSSPSTSTTTSLSMSYDDYRLRHSRTPPPPAKQNLNPESAMGGKMTPAISDPNIFKSVSAPKMPPRPEAKEILSRCTTITRKNANRSQSPTPIQSH